One window of Trifolium pratense cultivar HEN17-A07 linkage group LG5, ARS_RC_1.1, whole genome shotgun sequence genomic DNA carries:
- the LOC123884542 gene encoding uncharacterized protein LOC123884542, which translates to MSSPDSTAPSLPLSTKENITPISSKIAELNESRSELLGRIQSLKQDLQGWRSKLDTQVKVYRDELTDLKKTLNVEVEQLRAEFQDLRTTLQQQQEDVTTSLRNLGLQDVSGDVKQAQSQETKTEEIAKEEQPVLHLHEDENTKIAEN; encoded by the exons ATGTCTTCACCTGATTCCACCGCTCCTTCTCTTCCTCTCTCCACT AAGGAGAACATTACTCCAATTTCCTCAAAAATTGCG GAACTTAATGAATCAAGATCAGAGCTACTCGGTCGAATTCAGAGTTTGAAACAG GATTTGCAAGGTTGGAGATCGAAGTTAGATACACAAGTTAAGGTCTATAGGGAT GAACTGACAGACCTTAAGAAAACACTTAATGTCGAAGTGGAACAACTTAGAGCA GAATTTCAAGATCTGAGGACCACTCTTCAGCAGCAACAAGAGGATGTTACAACTAGCTTAAGAAACTTGGGG CTTCAGGATGTCTCAGGAGATGTAAAGCAAGCTCAGTCACAAGAAACCAAGACTGAAGAAATCGCCAAGGAAGAGCAGCCTGTGTTACACTTACATGAGGACGAGAATACCAAGATAGCTGAAAATTAA
- the LOC123884541 gene encoding guanine nucleotide-binding protein-like 3 homolog, with translation MEDGCEQWAPKKSTEKAPEKKGKKVELEKEEPLDSLAEKHLQQRLVEEADVKDISSSVTAIANEKIKAEKEANAGKKNTAHQWTPNFKLKVISKDGKRLRVVLIGQGEGEGEDEDEDEDEDEDEDEDEDEDEDEDEASVTAIANEKIKAEKEANAGKKNTAHQWTPNFKLKVISKDGKRLRVVLIGQGEGEGEDEDEDEDEDEDEDEDEDEDEDEDEDEDEAEDEDEKEDEDEDEEKEEEKEEEDNFPYCFCFPINADYSVTGFTA, from the exons ATGGAGGATGGTTGTG AACAATGGGCACCTAAAAAATCTACTGAAAAAGCTCCTGAAAAGAAGGGAAAGAAAGTAGAGCTAGAAAAGGAAGAACCACTGGATTCTTTGGCGGAAAAACATCTTCAACAAAG ACTAGTTGAAGAAGCAGATGTCAAAGATATCTCATCTTCCGTGACTGCCATTGCAAATGAAAAGATAAAAGCAGAGAAAGAAGCCAATGCTGGTAAAAAGAATACAG CACACCAATGGACACCTAATTTTAAACTTAAAGTTATATCCAAAGATGGTAAACGACTTAGAGTTGTATTGATCGGTCAGGGTGAGGGTGAGGGTGAggatgaggatgaggatgaggatgaggatgaGGACGAGGACGAGGACGAGGACGAGGACGAGGACGAGGACGAGGCTTCCGTGACTGCCATTGCAAATGAAAAGATAAAAGCAGAGAAAGAAGCCAATGCTGGTAAAAAGAATACAG CACACCAATGGACACCTAATTTTAAACTTAAAGTTATATCCAAAGATGGTAAACGACTTAGAGTTGTATTGATCGGTCAGGGTGAGGGTGAGGGTGAggatgaggatgaggatgaggatgaGGACGAGGACGAGGACGAGGACGAGGACGAGGACGAGGACGAGGACGAGGACGAGGACGAGGCTGAGGACGAGGACGAAAAGGAggatgaggatgaggatgaggaaaaggaggaggagaaggaggaggAGGACAATTTTCCTTACTGCTTTTGTTTTCCGATCAATGCAGATTATTCAGTAACGGGATTCACCGCATAA